From Pseudomonas sp. CCI4.2, one genomic window encodes:
- a CDS encoding LysE family transporter, producing MLLETWLAFFAACWVISLSPGAGAIASMSCGLRYGFWRGYWNALGLQVALVLQIAIVAAGLGAVLATSALAFSLIKWFGVFYLVYLAVKQWRALAMDLAADDAVRPIGRPLSLVMRGFLVNISNPKALVFMLAILPQFIDPLRPLLAQYLIIAVTMVAVDLTVMAGYTGLASRVLRLLRTPKQQRRMNRTFAGLFVGAAAFLATIHRATV from the coding sequence ATGTTGCTTGAAACGTGGCTGGCGTTCTTCGCCGCTTGTTGGGTCATCAGCTTGTCTCCAGGTGCGGGCGCCATTGCGTCAATGTCTTGTGGTTTGCGTTACGGCTTTTGGCGCGGTTACTGGAACGCCCTCGGTCTGCAAGTCGCCTTGGTGCTGCAAATCGCGATTGTCGCCGCAGGGCTGGGCGCTGTTCTTGCCACGTCGGCGTTGGCGTTCAGTTTGATCAAATGGTTTGGCGTCTTTTACCTGGTGTACCTCGCCGTCAAACAATGGCGTGCGCTGGCGATGGACTTGGCTGCCGATGATGCAGTTCGCCCAATCGGTCGACCACTCAGTTTGGTGATGCGCGGATTTCTGGTGAACATCAGCAACCCGAAAGCGCTGGTATTCATGCTGGCTATCCTGCCGCAGTTCATCGACCCACTTCGGCCTTTGCTCGCGCAATACCTGATCATCGCCGTGACCATGGTCGCGGTGGATTTGACCGTCATGGCGGGGTATACCGGCTTGGCTTCGCGGGTATTAAGGTTGTTGCGCACGCCTAAACAACAACGCCGGATGAACCGCACCTTCGCCGGATTGTTCGTGGGCGCTGCGGCATTTTTGGCAACGATCCATCGCGCAACGGTTTGA
- a CDS encoding heme biosynthesis protein HemY — MKRVYLILFAVIVVAALIGVAISEHSGYVLIAYQNFRYESSLWATLGLLLVIWLAVFAVRVLLSLVTTSSGVVNPWSRRNRSRRVQQAIEQGQLDLAEGRWANAHRHLQRAAEAERQPLLYYLGAARAANELGRYEDCDSLLERALERQPHAELAIALSHAQLQLDRGDNVGARATLEAMHERHPHNPQVLRQLQRLYQQQSDWAALIRLMPELRKDKVLPAADLVELERRAWGENLTLAAHREQEGEAGLQSLNNAWKQLSSAQRQEPPLVLAYAEQLRQLGADGEAEEVLRGAVKRDYNSHLARFYGLLRGNDPARQLQTAEGWLKQHPADPSLLLTLGRLCLQSSLWGKARDYLEDSLRLQRNPEACAELARLLAQLGETDRSNELFQEGLGLLDERLLARPLPVLARA; from the coding sequence ATGAAACGTGTGTACCTGATCCTGTTTGCGGTGATCGTCGTCGCGGCGCTGATCGGAGTCGCCATTTCCGAGCACTCGGGCTACGTATTGATTGCCTATCAAAACTTCCGCTACGAATCGAGCCTGTGGGCGACGTTGGGTTTACTGCTGGTTATTTGGCTGGCGGTGTTTGCCGTTCGGGTTCTATTAAGCCTGGTAACAACCTCCAGTGGCGTGGTCAATCCATGGTCACGGCGCAACCGTAGTCGTCGAGTGCAGCAGGCTATTGAGCAAGGTCAATTGGACCTTGCTGAAGGCCGCTGGGCCAACGCGCACCGTCATTTGCAACGAGCGGCTGAAGCTGAGCGTCAACCGCTGCTGTACTACCTTGGCGCAGCGCGTGCGGCGAATGAACTCGGTCGCTACGAAGACTGTGACAGCCTGCTTGAGCGTGCACTGGAACGACAGCCACACGCCGAACTGGCCATTGCGTTAAGTCACGCGCAGTTGCAATTGGACCGTGGAGACAACGTCGGCGCTCGGGCGACGCTGGAAGCCATGCATGAGCGTCACCCTCATAACCCGCAGGTCTTGCGCCAACTGCAGCGGCTGTATCAGCAGCAAAGCGACTGGGCAGCGCTGATTCGGCTGATGCCTGAGTTGCGCAAAGACAAGGTGCTGCCGGCGGCAGACCTGGTTGAGCTGGAACGCCGGGCCTGGGGCGAAAACCTGACGCTCGCCGCGCATCGTGAGCAGGAAGGCGAAGCAGGACTCCAGTCGCTCAACAACGCCTGGAAGCAGCTTTCTTCCGCCCAACGGCAAGAGCCGCCCTTGGTGCTGGCTTATGCCGAGCAACTTCGCCAACTGGGCGCCGACGGCGAAGCAGAGGAAGTGTTGCGAGGGGCCGTCAAACGCGATTACAACAGCCACTTGGCGCGCTTCTACGGATTATTGCGCGGTAATGACCCTGCTCGGCAGTTACAAACTGCCGAAGGCTGGCTCAAGCAGCACCCTGCCGATCCGAGCCTGTTGTTGACACTCGGGCGTCTATGCCTGCAAAGCAGTTTGTGGGGTAAAGCACGGGATTATTTGGAAGACAGCTTACGCTTGCAGCGTAACCCTGAGGCGTGCGCTGAGTTGGCGAGACTCTTGGCGCAATTGGGCGAAACCGACCGCAGTAATGAATTGTTCCAGGAAGGTCTTGGGCTGCTTGATGAGCGTTTGCTGGCAAGGCCACTTCCCGTGTTGGCGAGGGCGTAA
- a CDS encoding ATP-binding cassette domain-containing protein — MIRLQNLTLQRGPQRLLEDAELTLHAGHKAGLIGANGAGKSSLFALMRGELTPDSGDCLLPADWRIAHMRQEIETLERLAVDYVLDGDLRLRQAQSDLAAAELAQDGSAQARFHAELDAADGYTADARARKLLAGLGFTNEQMDRQVGDFSGGWRMRLNLAQALMCPSDLLLLDEPTNHLDLDAILWLEDWLKSYTGTLLLISHDRDFLDAVVDHIAHVEQKKIILYRGGYSAFERARAERLAQQQQAYDKQQVARAHMEKFIARFRAQATKARQAQSRMKALERMEELSAAHVDSPFDFTFRESDKISSPLLDMSDARLGYGERAVLEKVKLQLTPGARIGLLGPNGAGKSTLIKNLAGELEPLSGRLVRGENLIVGYFAQHQLDSLDSKASPLLHLQRIAPTEREQTLRDFLGGFDFRGPRLDEPVLNFSGGEKARLALALIAWGKPNLLLLDEPTNHLDLEMRLALTMALQEFSGAVLVVSHDRHLLKSTTDDFLLVADGLVQTFDGDLEDYARWLVDYRLRNAPVNNTPVNPDKTDKKAQRQQAAALRQQLAPHKREADKLERDLGTLHEKLSTVEAGLADSTNYDAANKDKLRDLLADQAKLKIREAELEETWMEALELLESMQAELEALSS; from the coding sequence ATGATTCGACTTCAAAACCTAACTTTACAGCGTGGCCCGCAACGTCTGCTAGAAGACGCCGAGTTAACGCTGCACGCCGGCCATAAAGCCGGTTTGATCGGTGCCAATGGCGCCGGAAAATCCAGCCTGTTCGCTTTGATGCGGGGTGAATTGACCCCCGACTCTGGTGATTGCCTGCTGCCCGCCGATTGGCGCATCGCACACATGCGCCAGGAGATCGAGACCCTCGAACGCCTGGCGGTGGATTATGTGCTCGACGGGGACTTGCGTCTGCGTCAGGCACAAAGCGATTTGGCCGCCGCCGAGTTGGCTCAGGACGGCTCCGCTCAAGCACGGTTTCACGCCGAGCTGGACGCTGCCGATGGCTACACGGCTGACGCCCGCGCCCGCAAGTTGCTCGCCGGCCTGGGCTTCACCAACGAACAGATGGATCGACAGGTCGGAGACTTTTCCGGCGGCTGGCGGATGCGTCTGAACCTGGCCCAGGCACTGATGTGCCCATCGGACCTGTTGCTGCTCGATGAGCCCACCAACCACTTGGACCTCGATGCCATTCTTTGGCTTGAGGACTGGCTCAAGAGCTACACCGGCACCTTGCTGTTGATCTCCCACGACCGGGATTTCCTCGACGCAGTGGTTGATCACATCGCCCACGTCGAACAGAAAAAAATCATTCTCTATCGTGGCGGCTATAGCGCTTTCGAGCGCGCCCGAGCTGAACGTCTGGCCCAGCAGCAGCAGGCGTACGACAAGCAGCAAGTGGCACGCGCTCACATGGAGAAATTCATTGCGCGCTTCAGGGCCCAGGCGACCAAAGCTCGTCAGGCTCAAAGCCGGATGAAAGCCCTTGAACGCATGGAGGAGCTGTCGGCGGCCCACGTCGACTCGCCGTTTGACTTCACCTTCCGTGAGTCCGACAAAATCTCCAGTCCGCTGCTGGATATGTCCGATGCCCGTTTGGGTTATGGCGAAAGAGCCGTACTGGAAAAGGTCAAATTACAGCTGACACCGGGCGCCCGGATCGGTTTGCTGGGCCCCAACGGTGCGGGTAAATCGACCCTGATCAAAAACCTCGCCGGTGAGCTTGAGCCGTTAAGTGGTCGATTGGTTCGTGGCGAAAACCTGATCGTGGGCTATTTTGCCCAGCATCAGTTGGACTCCCTCGATTCCAAAGCTAGCCCATTGCTGCACTTGCAACGTATCGCGCCCACCGAGCGTGAACAGACCTTGCGTGACTTCCTCGGGGGTTTCGACTTCCGGGGGCCGCGCCTGGACGAGCCGGTATTGAATTTTTCCGGTGGCGAAAAAGCACGATTGGCCTTGGCGTTGATCGCCTGGGGCAAGCCGAACCTGCTGCTGCTCGACGAACCAACCAATCACTTGGACCTGGAAATGCGCCTGGCACTGACCATGGCCCTTCAAGAGTTCAGTGGCGCGGTGTTGGTGGTTTCTCACGACCGACACCTGCTCAAGAGCACCACCGACGACTTCTTGCTGGTGGCTGATGGTCTGGTGCAGACCTTCGACGGCGACCTTGAAGATTACGCTCGCTGGCTGGTGGACTATCGTCTGCGCAATGCACCGGTTAACAACACGCCGGTCAACCCTGATAAGACCGACAAAAAAGCCCAACGCCAACAAGCGGCGGCCTTGCGTCAACAGCTGGCGCCGCACAAGCGCGAGGCCGACAAGCTCGAACGCGACCTCGGTACGCTGCATGAAAAGTTGTCCACGGTCGAAGCGGGACTGGCCGATAGCACAAACTACGACGCGGCGAACAAAGATAAGCTGCGCGACTTGTTGGCGGATCAGGCAAAGCTGAAAATTCGCGAAGCAGAATTGGAAGAAACCTGGATGGAAGCGCTGGAACTGCTGGAAAGCATGCAAGCGGAGCTGGAAGCGCTATCCTCTTAG
- the rsd gene encoding sigma D regulator, translating to MLESCKNAQERWGGVHKLIDRWLEDRQKLVRDYDALGDTPVALAADREALQDFCRVLVDYVSAGHFEVYEQLTSEAKAFNDERGLDLAKQIYPRIDVITEFALAFNDRCDKGDCSDADLVAAEFKKLGNMLHERFELEDCLIEVLHNSHKTPDAAQA from the coding sequence ATGCTGGAAAGTTGCAAAAATGCTCAGGAGCGCTGGGGTGGGGTTCATAAGCTGATTGATCGCTGGCTTGAAGACCGCCAAAAGCTTGTACGTGACTACGACGCGCTCGGCGATACGCCGGTAGCTCTGGCCGCAGACCGCGAAGCCCTTCAAGACTTCTGCAGAGTGTTGGTCGATTACGTTTCGGCTGGGCATTTTGAAGTCTATGAACAATTGACCAGTGAAGCGAAAGCCTTCAATGATGAGCGCGGCCTGGACTTGGCCAAGCAAATCTACCCGCGAATCGACGTCATCACCGAGTTCGCGCTGGCCTTCAACGACCGCTGTGACAAAGGTGACTGCTCTGATGCTGATCTCGTTGCCGCAGAGTTCAAGAAGCTGGGCAACATGCTCCATGAACGCTTCGAACTCGAAGATTGCTTGATCGAAGTGCTGCACAATTCCCACAAAACGCCTGACGCTGCCCAGGCCTGA
- a CDS encoding FKBP-type peptidyl-prolyl cis-trans isomerase, with product MSRYLLMSLFLLLPLAQAAETAAPASDHDLAYSLGASLGQRLRQEVPDLQIQALIDGLQQAYQGKPLALKDERIEQILRDHDAAVTQSEEAPAPEPQSEAAMSTEQRFLALEKAKPGVQVLADGVLMTELKAGTGVKPTASDRVQVRYVGRLPDGTIFDQNTQPQWFRLDSVIAGWTSALQGMQVGAKWRLVIPSAQAYGAEGAGDLIDPYTPLVFEIELLDVAR from the coding sequence ATGTCGCGCTACCTATTAATGTCTCTGTTTCTTCTGCTACCGCTCGCTCAAGCTGCCGAAACTGCCGCTCCCGCGAGCGATCATGATCTCGCGTATAGCCTCGGAGCGAGCCTCGGCCAGCGACTTCGCCAGGAAGTGCCTGACCTGCAGATTCAGGCGTTGATCGATGGCCTGCAGCAAGCCTATCAGGGCAAACCGCTGGCGCTCAAAGACGAACGCATCGAACAGATTCTCCGGGATCACGACGCCGCAGTAACGCAGTCCGAAGAGGCGCCTGCGCCGGAGCCACAAAGCGAAGCAGCTATGAGCACTGAACAGCGTTTCCTGGCGCTCGAAAAAGCCAAACCGGGTGTTCAGGTACTCGCAGACGGCGTGTTGATGACTGAGCTTAAGGCAGGCACCGGGGTGAAACCCACCGCATCGGATCGTGTGCAAGTACGTTACGTGGGCCGACTGCCTGATGGGACCATCTTCGATCAAAACACTCAGCCACAATGGTTTCGCCTGGACAGCGTGATCGCTGGCTGGACCAGTGCTCTACAGGGGATGCAGGTGGGGGCGAAATGGCGACTGGTGATTCCGTCCGCCCAAGCGTATGGCGCCGAAGGTGCGGGTGATCTTATCGACCCGTACACACCGCTGGTATTCGAGATTGAATTGCTGGACGTTGCCCGATAA
- the hemC gene encoding hydroxymethylbilane synthase: protein MSIREIRIATRKSALALWQAEYVKARLEESHPGLIVTLVPMVSRADKLLDSPLSKIGGKGLFVKELETAMLEGNADIAVHSMKDVPMDFPEGLGLFCICEREDARDAFVSNTFASLDRLPAGSVVGTSSLRRQAQLLSRRPDLQIRFLRGNVNTRLAKLDAGEYDAIILAAAGLIRLGFEGRITAPISIEDGLPSGGQGAVAIECRTADSEIQALLAPLNHADTSVRVTAERALNKHLNGGCQVPIACYAVLEGEQIWLRAMVGDPEGGLLLNADARGPRANPEALGVQVAEALLAQGAQAILQKVYGEAGAE, encoded by the coding sequence ATGTCCATTCGCGAAATTCGCATCGCTACCCGCAAAAGTGCGTTGGCCTTATGGCAGGCCGAATACGTCAAAGCCCGTCTGGAAGAATCCCATCCGGGATTGATCGTGACGTTGGTGCCCATGGTCAGCCGTGCTGACAAGTTGCTCGACTCGCCCTTGTCCAAAATTGGTGGCAAGGGATTGTTCGTCAAGGAGCTGGAAACAGCCATGCTTGAGGGCAACGCCGATATCGCCGTGCACTCGATGAAAGACGTTCCGATGGACTTCCCTGAGGGCCTGGGTCTGTTCTGCATCTGCGAGCGTGAAGATGCCCGCGACGCGTTTGTTTCCAACACCTTCGCCAGTCTGGATAGGTTGCCTGCGGGCAGCGTTGTCGGCACATCGAGCTTGCGTCGTCAGGCGCAACTGCTGTCACGACGGCCAGACCTGCAGATTCGTTTCCTGCGCGGTAACGTCAACACCCGCTTGGCAAAACTGGATGCGGGTGAGTACGACGCGATTATTCTTGCGGCGGCTGGCTTGATTCGATTGGGCTTTGAAGGGCGTATCACTGCGCCAATAAGTATCGAAGACGGATTACCGTCAGGTGGTCAAGGCGCGGTGGCAATCGAATGCCGCACGGCTGATAGCGAAATTCAAGCCTTGCTCGCGCCTCTCAATCACGCTGATACCTCGGTGCGGGTGACCGCAGAACGAGCGTTGAACAAGCACCTAAATGGGGGCTGCCAAGTGCCCATCGCCTGTTACGCGGTGCTGGAAGGTGAGCAGATCTGGCTGCGCGCAATGGTCGGCGATCCAGAAGGCGGCCTTCTTCTAAACGCGGATGCCCGCGGCCCTCGGGCTAACCCTGAAGCATTGGGTGTCCAGGTTGCCGAAGCGTTGTTGGCCCAAGGTGCACAAGCTATCTTGCAAAAAGTCTACGGCGAGGCGGGCGCAGAGTGA
- a CDS encoding penicillin-binding protein activator LpoB, translating into MRAWIGILGLICAVGVQAAPKIAVTDLAFEQRVEQYIHTVSAQTNVQANAYQASGSASYNEYESSTSYIEQGELRKFSGDIKGEILKSGMFQLVQGTPYTAKSQEDVYDVIKRIKNGNFKGADFVLFGTVSDIDFRQDISALANTDSHTAVLGLTLVGSFSLINTRTFEITSAFTAMGEGQDTKLVNGYDQHVTLNRGHVVRDVSKSIGLDVARQLKEQLMGFNGSSETPSPRNNLPRDEAPTILR; encoded by the coding sequence ATGCGTGCATGGATTGGCATTCTCGGCTTGATCTGCGCCGTTGGCGTGCAGGCAGCCCCAAAAATCGCTGTCACTGATTTGGCGTTCGAGCAGCGAGTGGAGCAGTACATTCATACCGTTTCCGCGCAAACCAATGTCCAGGCCAACGCCTATCAAGCCAGCGGTTCGGCGAGTTACAACGAGTACGAAAGCAGCACCAGCTACATCGAACAGGGCGAGCTACGGAAATTCAGCGGCGACATCAAGGGCGAGATTTTGAAGTCAGGGATGTTCCAACTGGTTCAGGGCACGCCCTACACCGCCAAGTCCCAAGAAGACGTTTATGACGTGATCAAACGGATCAAAAACGGCAACTTCAAAGGCGCAGATTTCGTGCTATTTGGCACGGTGTCCGACATCGATTTCCGCCAGGACATCTCCGCGCTGGCCAATACCGACAGCCATACGGCGGTCTTGGGGCTGACATTGGTGGGCAGCTTCAGCCTGATCAACACCCGTACCTTCGAGATCACCTCGGCCTTCACCGCCATGGGCGAAGGTCAAGACACCAAACTGGTCAATGGTTATGACCAGCACGTCACGCTTAATCGCGGGCATGTGGTCCGGGACGTATCGAAATCCATCGGCCTAGACGTTGCTCGGCAATTGAAAGAACAACTGATGGGCTTCAATGGCAGCAGCGAAACGCCGTCGCCACGCAACAACTTGCCCCGGGATGAAGCGCCGACGATATTGCGCTGA
- a CDS encoding disulfide bond formation protein B, which produces MQLARSRPLFFLAFIACAFVICMALYLEYEEGLTPCALCILQRIFVVAFGIMSLVAYLHAPGQLVWRIYSSMLLLFALAGAVTAGRQVWLQTLPPQDLLSCVPGFEYLFETMAVNEAISRLFMGGINCDEVSWTLLEMSVPEWSLLAFAGLIMFATYQLFQREPARLDPE; this is translated from the coding sequence ATGCAACTGGCCCGCTCGCGTCCCCTGTTTTTCCTGGCTTTCATCGCCTGTGCGTTTGTTATCTGTATGGCGCTGTATCTGGAGTATGAAGAGGGGCTAACACCCTGTGCTTTATGCATCCTGCAACGCATCTTTGTGGTCGCTTTCGGCATCATGTCGTTGGTTGCTTACTTGCATGCGCCTGGTCAGCTCGTTTGGCGGATTTACTCTTCGATGCTGCTGCTGTTTGCTCTGGCGGGCGCCGTGACGGCGGGACGTCAGGTGTGGTTGCAAACGCTGCCCCCTCAAGACTTATTGTCATGCGTGCCTGGTTTCGAATATTTGTTTGAAACGATGGCTGTCAACGAAGCCATATCGCGCCTTTTCATGGGCGGCATCAATTGCGATGAGGTCAGCTGGACGCTGCTTGAGATGAGTGTTCCCGAATGGAGTTTGCTGGCATTTGCCGGCTTGATTATGTTCGCGACCTATCAGTTGTTCCAGCGTGAGCCTGCCCGTCTGGACCCTGAATAA
- a CDS encoding uroporphyrinogen-III synthase produces the protein MTGWRLLLTRPAQESAALATLLSDVGVYSSSLPLLDIEPLALTGAQRSMIFDLDLYSVVIVVSKPAARLGLALIDEIWPQPPIQQWFTVGAATAHILQDYGLDVAYPEGGDDSEALLALAPLQEAMALPGARVLILRGEGGRELLADRLRALGASVDYLPLYRRTLPNYAASELPRRIEAERLNGVVVSSGQGFEHLRVLAGDAWSDVARLPLFVPSPRVAELASAAGAQTVIDCRGANAAALLAALRAQPEPALQA, from the coding sequence GTGACGGGTTGGCGACTGCTGCTGACGCGTCCCGCGCAGGAGTCAGCCGCGCTGGCGACTTTGCTGAGTGACGTTGGCGTCTATAGCAGCAGCCTGCCTTTGCTGGACATTGAACCGTTGGCACTCACCGGTGCGCAGCGCTCAATGATTTTCGATCTGGACCTCTATTCCGTTGTCATCGTCGTCAGCAAGCCGGCTGCACGTTTGGGTTTGGCGTTGATTGACGAAATATGGCCGCAACCGCCCATTCAGCAGTGGTTCACTGTCGGCGCTGCAACGGCGCATATTCTGCAAGACTATGGCCTGGACGTCGCCTATCCCGAGGGCGGTGATGACAGCGAAGCCTTGCTCGCATTGGCGCCGTTGCAGGAAGCCATGGCCTTGCCTGGCGCGCGGGTATTAATCCTGCGCGGCGAAGGTGGCCGGGAACTGCTGGCCGACCGATTACGTGCGCTAGGTGCCAGTGTCGATTATCTTCCCTTGTATCGGCGCACCTTACCCAATTACGCCGCGTCTGAGCTGCCACGCCGTATCGAAGCGGAACGCTTGAACGGTGTGGTGGTCAGCAGTGGACAGGGTTTTGAACACTTGCGCGTATTGGCGGGCGATGCTTGGTCGGATGTGGCACGGTTACCTTTGTTTGTACCGAGTCCCCGGGTCGCTGAATTGGCGTCAGCGGCGGGGGCTCAGACAGTTATTGATTGTCGCGGCGCTAATGCCGCGGCTTTGCTGGCGGCGTTACGGGCTCAGCCTGAACCTGCCCTCCAGGCGTAG
- a CDS encoding AlgP family protein: MSAKKKSVEAKLVHTPLHLLQQLSNSLLEHLENACSQAMTEAEKMLAKLEKQRGKAQEKLHNARIKLQDAATAGKAKAQAKAKQGVSELEELLDALKSRQTETRTYILQLKRDAQESLKLAQGIGRVKDAAGKTLSLRAAKPVAVKAPAPVVAAKPAKAAAAKVPAAKPVAKAAVAKPAAKAASKAPVAASGAKSAVTKAPAKAAVAKPAAKPAVKPAAKAPAKAPVKVAAAKAPAKSAAKPAAKPAPVKAAAKSAAKPAVKPATPPASTASTAAAPAASTPAVTATPATPTSAS, from the coding sequence ATGTCGGCGAAAAAGAAGTCAGTAGAAGCCAAATTAGTACATACGCCGTTGCATTTGCTTCAACAGCTTTCGAACAGTCTGCTCGAACATTTGGAAAACGCCTGCTCCCAAGCAATGACCGAAGCTGAAAAAATGCTCGCGAAATTGGAAAAGCAGCGCGGCAAAGCCCAGGAAAAACTGCACAACGCCCGTATCAAGTTGCAAGATGCCGCCACTGCCGGAAAAGCCAAGGCACAAGCTAAAGCCAAGCAGGGCGTGTCCGAACTCGAAGAGCTGCTCGACGCGCTCAAGTCCCGTCAGACCGAAACCCGCACCTACATTCTGCAACTCAAGCGTGATGCTCAAGAAAGCCTGAAACTGGCCCAGGGCATCGGTCGTGTAAAAGACGCAGCGGGCAAGACATTGAGCCTGCGCGCAGCTAAGCCAGTGGCGGTTAAAGCCCCTGCTCCGGTTGTTGCCGCCAAGCCTGCTAAAGCGGCTGCCGCCAAAGTACCTGCTGCCAAGCCGGTGGCGAAAGCCGCTGTCGCCAAGCCTGCTGCGAAAGCCGCTTCGAAAGCGCCAGTTGCAGCAAGCGGTGCTAAGTCTGCGGTGACCAAAGCGCCGGCTAAAGCAGCTGTCGCCAAACCCGCTGCAAAACCTGCGGTTAAGCCGGCAGCAAAAGCGCCTGCTAAAGCACCGGTTAAAGTGGCTGCCGCCAAAGCCCCGGCCAAGTCCGCCGCAAAACCAGCCGCTAAACCTGCGCCAGTGAAAGCCGCCGCGAAATCGGCCGCCAAGCCAGCGGTTAAGCCGGCAACCCCGCCAGCCTCCACCGCCTCGACTGCAGCCGCTCCTGCGGCGTCAACTCCAGCGGTAACGGCAACGCCTGCTACCCCAACCAGCGCTTCTTAA
- a CDS encoding uroporphyrinogen-III C-methyltransferase: MSETVLPIEQFEPVIEASAPTPNTPSKNRGGGLVILALLLGVAGIAVGGWGVWQVRSLQAGHQQQLTQLQDIGTQTQTLKQSEQQLATRLAQLPPPTELEERRRLVAQLQGDQQRLSERLETVLGASRQDWRLAEAEHLLRLASLRLSALQDINSALALVQGADQILQEQDDPGSFAAREQLAKSLAALRSVEQPDRTGLFLQLGALRDQVAQLNTLAPEYQDKGESLLGLTAAGDATDSHWAQWWDQISHYIRIDFNADKNIRPLLAGQSLTQVRLALSLTLEQAQWAALNGEPKVYAQAIGEARDVLQNNFNKDNPQSKVLDERLQALTTQPVSVVTPDLAQSLSSVQAYLERRHLAADKPAAQAKQETSP; this comes from the coding sequence GTGAGCGAAACAGTCTTGCCCATAGAACAATTTGAACCGGTGATTGAAGCGTCTGCGCCAACCCCGAACACTCCCTCGAAAAACCGTGGCGGCGGTCTGGTGATCCTGGCGTTGCTGCTGGGTGTGGCTGGCATCGCCGTGGGTGGCTGGGGGGTGTGGCAGGTGCGCAGCCTCCAAGCAGGTCATCAGCAGCAGTTGACCCAATTACAGGACATAGGCACACAGACGCAAACGCTGAAACAGAGCGAGCAGCAATTGGCCACACGTCTGGCGCAATTACCACCTCCGACAGAGCTGGAAGAGCGTCGGCGTCTGGTTGCGCAGCTTCAGGGCGATCAGCAGCGATTGAGTGAGCGTCTGGAGACCGTGCTGGGTGCAAGCCGCCAGGATTGGCGATTGGCCGAGGCCGAGCATTTATTGCGTTTGGCCAGCCTGCGCTTGTCGGCGTTGCAGGATATCAACAGCGCGTTGGCCTTGGTTCAGGGTGCCGATCAGATTCTGCAAGAGCAGGACGACCCAGGTTCGTTTGCCGCCCGCGAGCAATTGGCTAAAAGTCTCGCCGCATTGCGCAGCGTTGAGCAACCGGATCGTACCGGACTGTTCTTGCAGCTGGGGGCCTTGCGGGATCAAGTTGCTCAGCTCAACACCTTGGCGCCGGAGTATCAGGACAAAGGTGAGTCATTGCTCGGCTTGACCGCTGCCGGTGACGCCACCGACAGCCATTGGGCCCAATGGTGGGATCAGATCTCCCATTACATCCGTATCGATTTCAATGCCGACAAAAACATCCGTCCGCTGTTGGCCGGGCAGAGCCTCACACAGGTTCGGCTGGCCTTGAGTCTGACGCTGGAACAGGCGCAATGGGCCGCGCTGAATGGCGAACCCAAGGTTTATGCCCAAGCCATCGGCGAGGCGCGCGATGTCCTGCAAAACAACTTCAACAAGGACAACCCACAAAGCAAAGTGCTCGATGAGCGTCTGCAAGCCCTGACAACGCAACCGGTGTCAGTGGTCACCCCTGATTTGGCGCAAAGCCTGAGTTCGGTGCAGGCCTACCTTGAGCGACGGCACCTCGCTGCAGACAAACCTGCCGCGCAAGCCAAGCAGGAGACCAGCCCATGA
- a CDS encoding TIGR02444 family protein, translating to MPSDLWSFTFNLYTQPGVEQACLRLQASGANVCTLICGAWLGQRGVICSVERLSEIRQLATPWHDAVVQPLRALRTQWRMAAADDAEWGALRQQVKGLELDAERTLLARLEILTQGWPVGVAEDLVAWLEGLAADAARENRDALRVLRVAVDQR from the coding sequence ATGCCTTCTGATCTGTGGAGTTTCACCTTCAATCTCTATACCCAACCGGGCGTTGAACAGGCCTGTTTGCGCCTGCAAGCCAGCGGGGCCAATGTTTGCACGCTGATATGTGGCGCATGGTTAGGGCAACGCGGAGTGATTTGCTCGGTTGAGCGTTTGAGCGAAATCAGACAATTGGCCACGCCTTGGCACGACGCGGTGGTGCAACCGCTCAGGGCATTGCGCACGCAATGGCGAATGGCGGCGGCCGATGATGCTGAATGGGGAGCCCTGCGGCAGCAGGTAAAGGGTCTGGAACTGGACGCCGAGCGCACGTTGTTGGCGCGACTGGAAATACTGACTCAGGGTTGGCCAGTGGGTGTTGCTGAGGATCTAGTCGCTTGGCTGGAGGGGCTTGCCGCCGACGCAGCCAGAGAAAACCGCGACGCGCTGCGGGTGCTGCGCGTCGCGGTGGACCAGCGTTAA